AAACATCTGAAAGGaagcaataaaacaaaaaaaaagtctgtctCAGCAAcgatttcgtttttttattatgtAATTTTAATATCAGTGTAGACACAAACGTCGTTAAGTGTAAGTATAGTGTTTCGCCTCCACATGACGTTGTGTGAGTTGTAAATCAATCCAATCCCTGAACATAGGAACATTAACATAAACTCCAGGAACGCCTTGTTCACCGCATCCTATACCCCATGCTACGATACCAGCTTGATAGTAGTGTGTTCCGACACCAGGAATAGGACAAACCAGTGGAGATCCTCCATCACCACgacaggtgtcttggccagcaATGCCACCAGCACACGTGAAACTAGAATCCAGGCGGAAGCGTTTTCCTAACCTAGTCTTGCGCAACGCAGTCTGACACTGGTCATGTGGAACCACCGGCAGTTGAACCTTCTTCAAGATGACCTGATATTTGCCTTCCTTGCCGAAAACATTTTTACCCCAACCGGAGGCGAAACAATTGTTTCCGTCGAATTTAGTATGCTTTGGTGGCAGACACACAGGTTGGACATTTTCCGCTAGATCGAAAGGTTGTTCTAGAATTAGCAAAGCAATATCATTGGCCAGTGAACCCTTGTTGTACTTGTCATGTATAACGATTTCACGCACTCGGCGGTCTTGATGAGGGTAACGTTCATTCTTCGTTTGAGTATCCCATTCTCCTGCTCGCACAATCAACGTATCTTTCGATTTTGTTGCAACGCAATGGGCAGCACTGACCGCAGCATTCGGCGCGATCAAGGAACTCCCGCATTCGTAGTTGTTCAAACTACTGTCCATGATGTTTTCTTCACGTAGCACCGCCAACATCCATGGGAATTCACCATATTCAGATTCGCCATTATTATTGCCGGTGACTTTAAAGTCTAATCCATCAACATTACGTTTTCCACAGGTGTAATCAGATAGCACAGGCGGGGCAGGAGTTAGTGGTGGTCCAGTTATTACATCCTTCTTTTCGcaacatgtttccaaatagctGGGGCATTCGTTTTCAACACTGGTATCCTCGCCCACTCGAATGTCAATTATACCAATACCATCTGTAATAATCTCGTTGCTCTTGCAGAGGTAATACGATACACACTGTCCGGTACATGGCTACAATCAAGAAAAAGATGGAAGAAAATCGTAGTTATAGAACAGATGTATCCATAGGTCCTGGATGTGTGGGTCATGTGAAATGATCGAAGGATCATGTTTTTCAATAACAGATGGGATTACTCACATATACAGGAGATGGAGTGGGGGCTTCGAAGATTGACTCGAACAGAGGGTCTAAGTTATCCTGTGCAGAAGTGCGATTAACCATGATCAATGCCATAGCGGCTACGATTGACAGTCGCAATAGCATTATATTATCCGATATCCGATTACAATGTGTTCCCAAAAAATTCTGTGGAAAAATGGAATAACCTGTGATGAGAGAGTGTTGTCGCTTGCAGACAGATGAATCATTGTGTAAATAATACCGGCTAACGgttcaaataaaaatgtttatttatcattaaattaaaaacaattaaaTTATCAGACTCAATTGATACAATATGACAAAAGCGTACTTTttccccatagtgggggcaaaggtgcgcaccctACGGGGCAAAAGCGCGCATTTATCGAATTGTACTGCTgaggtaacttgtaacaaaaatgaatgctttatcattaccagcgggagaagcatcattactagagtgtgtaggcaccatccagtggggaggaggaaggtgttgaatgatgttttatgggtggagatggGTGGCTGTTAttgtcgaacataccacgtggaaatttttggaaggttggagactgacaatataagatacctgaaaatgtccaacatttgaaacagaattcttttttattataaactagctgacccgacaaactagctttattttttgacatataaacctgatgtagactaagacgcatcaatcctgatactgactgtttaaatccgttgctccgttcttgagttaaatcgtgaggaacggaacCAAATCATTTTGATTTTTATAGATCAAGTTCATAAATACCTtcatttgatttatttgaaactcattgttgaaaaaaaccaatatttatttgaagttcattgtgaaaacataaacataaacgaaacttaaccgttattgaattgagtgCGTGGtgaaaataacaattttcatttaaaattcattttgaattattttgaagcgattgtttatttttcttcctcatcttggaaATCGGttttgaggattccgacgcaTTGCCTTGGAGTACTGTCGCTCGTTGCGCTGTTTTGGGGTTCGAaaagacagacgatggttcctcaggAAGCTAGAAGTCCAATCcattcctgccagttttgcaacttggttgaattcgagCTGGAGATtgtggcttccgcaaaatccaACGTCAGGTGCCTCAAATCTTTGAGAgttataccatagaaagctttgtccagtgctctgcagtggtccgccagatcctcagactttcactcgtaaatacttgtCTGAACAGCCCTAGGTGCTCGCGGGCACATTCCAACAGAGGTAGAAATGTTAAtaaatccgacgcttcgagactcccttccgaagcctctgtcgggccatttgagcatttctggagtacatttcttcaaatcagttttcttctcgTGGGTtccgttaaaaatttggttgaaaacatttttttgctccgcagccactgcgcacctttgccccgcaagcaaattttgaactaatcgaacttttaaaaaaaagctcttgaactttttcacaaaaacgaatacgcactatcatctactatagcaataaggtttccttgacagtgtagtttcgatctttcagttattttaggtaagttaatCATAGTCTCCAgaactgaaaaaattatattaaaacatcgcaaaactctttttatctcataactttttgccactttcatgaaatatatcttgtttatatgtgtgagctgctgctgtaataatgggcctgattctcctgCGCGAATGGAATGTGACAGCGATGAACTCCTCTAAGTCACATGACCCAGGTCACCGTATCGCCGAAGGCAATTGCCctgacgtgagaggttcattttggagTAAAATACCCAATGAACTTGAAATGGTgcagtgttcattgaaatatatgtcaAAGCTTATGATTTTTGCAAAGGCTCTATATATTCAATGTGTTTCatgaatgtatattttttttattttaaaaatttttattctttgtaacaaatatgtacaggaaatagtttcgttcatctttataaatgttttcctcttattataattgatgaaaaataatatcattGAGATGAGAagacaagaaaaaatatattttcaaatctgtttttgcatagtccctttgcattaatatgagtgtatgttatttgaattgttttgatttcgtatcCGTGTTTTGATTCCGCATTCGTATTTTGACTTAGTATCCGGTGCTGATTCTGTAATAATTACGCTGAAAGTTTATCGGAATGTTGACTATTCTTTATAACATTGCAGTGAACATTAATTTCATAGCCGCCTCA
The Toxorhynchites rutilus septentrionalis strain SRP chromosome 2, ASM2978413v1, whole genome shotgun sequence genome window above contains:
- the LOC129769462 gene encoding phenoloxidase-activating factor 2-like isoform X2, with the protein product MLLRLSIVAAMALIMVNRTSAQDNLDPLFESIFEAPTPSPVYPCTGQCVSYYLCKSNEIITDGIGIIDIRVGEDTSVENECPSYLETCCEKKDVITGPPLTPAPPVLSDYTCGKRNVDGLDFKVTGNNNGESEYGEFPWMLAVLREENIMDSSLNNYECGSSLIAPNAAVSAAHCVATKSKDTLIVRAGEWDTQTKNERYPHQDRRVREIVIHDKYNKGSLANDIALLILEQPFDLAENVQPVCLPPKHTKFDGNNCFASGWGKNVFGKEGKYQVILKKVQLPVVPHDQCQTALRKTRLGKRFRLDSSFTCAGGIAGQDTCRGDGGSPLVCPIPGVGTHYYQAGIVAWGIGCGEQGVPGVYVNVPMFRDWIDLQLTQRHVEAKHYTYT
- the LOC129769462 gene encoding phenoloxidase-activating factor 2-like isoform X1, with amino-acid sequence MLIEHTSHACNGLMNFLGTHCNRISDNIMLLRLSIVAAMALIMVNRTSAQDNLDPLFESIFEAPTPSPVYPCTGQCVSYYLCKSNEIITDGIGIIDIRVGEDTSVENECPSYLETCCEKKDVITGPPLTPAPPVLSDYTCGKRNVDGLDFKVTGNNNGESEYGEFPWMLAVLREENIMDSSLNNYECGSSLIAPNAAVSAAHCVATKSKDTLIVRAGEWDTQTKNERYPHQDRRVREIVIHDKYNKGSLANDIALLILEQPFDLAENVQPVCLPPKHTKFDGNNCFASGWGKNVFGKEGKYQVILKKVQLPVVPHDQCQTALRKTRLGKRFRLDSSFTCAGGIAGQDTCRGDGGSPLVCPIPGVGTHYYQAGIVAWGIGCGEQGVPGVYVNVPMFRDWIDLQLTQRHVEAKHYTYT